AGTAGTTTGTTCACTCATTTTGGCCCGTCTTTTTGGGAACTTAACGAGAAACAAATGGGAATTATAGGCTTGGGAGCCATTGGAGGAAAAGTGGCTGATATAGCCGGGGCTTTTGGTGCAAAAATTTGCTATCATTCAACTTCCGGAAAAAACATGGATCGCCCGTACAAGCATCTTTCTCTTGAAGAATTATTACAGACTTCGGATATTGTATCTATTCATGCTCCATTAAATGACCAGACTTTGAATTTAATAGATTTACCGCAACTACAATTGATGAAACGATCCGCATTATTGATCAACGTGGGACGGGGAGGTATCGTTAATGAAACCGCATTGGCAAAAGCAATCGATGAAGGGATGATTGCCGGAGCCGGATCGGATGTTTTTACCCGGGAACCCCTTCCTGAAGATCATCCGTTTTTGAAAGTGAAGAAAAAAGAAAATCTATTGTTATTGCCTCACATCGCATGGGCAAGTTTAGAGGCACGATCCCTTCTGGTCAGTCGTATTGCAGGTAATATCAAAAAATATATGGCAGATCATCCTGATTTAAATTGATCTAATATCTTTATTTATAGTCAAATGATATTTTCGTTTAGTGATATCTGTTGATAAAAAATCAAATTATTGTTGAAAAAGCGAACAAAAACGCACTTTTTACGTAAAATAATAACCATTAATACATTCAAAAAATATATTAAGTATGAGTTCAGCAAGCGAAGAAAAGATTAAAAGCGCATTTAACGATAAAAACTGGAATGAAATAAAAACCGAGGATTCCTGGCGTATATTCAAGATCATGTCGGAATTTGTGGAAGGTTATGAAAAAATGAGCAGAATAGGACCTTGTGTATCTATTTTCGGTTCAGCCCGTACTCCTCCGGATCATGAACATTATAAAATGGCGGAAGAGATAGCATTCAAACTGACCCAGTTCGGATATGGTATTATTACCGGGGGAGGACCCGGAATCATGGAAGCGGGTAATCTCGGAGCAATGAGAGGCAAAGGACGTTCGGTGGGGTTAAATATAAACCTGCCTTTTGAACAGTCACATAACCTGTTTATTGATTCCGACAAACTCATCACATTCGATCATTTTTTTGTTCGGAAAACCATGTTCGTGAAATATGCTCAGGGATTTATCGCCTTGCCGGGCGGTTTCGGAACTCTTGATGAATTATTCGAATCGTTGACATTGATCCAGACCGAGAAGATAGGGAAATTTCCTATTGTACTGGTCGGCAAGTCATATTGGGAAGGTTTGATCCATTGGATGACTGAGGTAATGCTTAAGAAGTATAATTATATCCACGCAGATGACCTTAAAATATTTACTGTAGTCGATAATGCTGATGATGCCGTTGAGATCATTAATAAGTTTTATTCAAAATATTTATTAAGCCCTAACTTTTAATATTAAATGCCTTTTTGTATATTTGTTCGATTATATGACCTAAATCGTTCAAATCTAATTTATGAATCGCATTCTTGTACTGTCAGTTACGGGTGTACTATTAATAGCCTTACTCTCTTTTTTCAATAATGTTATCGTAAGAATGGAAATGCCGGATGCCATTGAGGCAGGTACGGAAATACAGGTAAATATTACCATTCATAAAGGAAATATGACTGGTTTTGCGCGTTTCCAGCAGGATTTACCCTATGGCTTTACCGCTGAATCGGTAGATCCGGCCAATGCCGATTTTAATTTCCAGGATCAAAAAGTACGTCTGATCTGGTTAAATCTTCCGGAAGAACAGCAATTTACGATTTCCTATAAAATAAAAGCCAATGAGCGTTTATCCGGGAATATTGATTTAGAGGGGCGTTTTTCTTATATAGAAAATAATGAACGAAAATTTATAGATATCCAGCCGAAGGCATTGACAATAACACCATCACCGAATGTTGATCCTGCTATGATTGTGGATGTCCGGGATTATGTTAAAACAGCTGCGCTCGTTATACCTTCAAGCCAGGCTACTAAA
The Bacteroidales bacterium DNA segment above includes these coding regions:
- a CDS encoding D-2-hydroxyacid dehydrogenase gives rise to the protein MEIVFLDAATIGDVPNLDEIKKLGEYTSYENTMPEESIHRLRNADIVIVNKVLINKEVMDACPNLKLVCVSATGMNNVDLEYAGKKGIEVKNVAGYSTNSVAQVTFSLILEILVRTHYYNDYIQSGKYSSSSLFTHFGPSFWELNEKQMGIIGLGAIGGKVADIAGAFGAKICYHSTSGKNMDRPYKHLSLEELLQTSDIVSIHAPLNDQTLNLIDLPQLQLMKRSALLINVGRGGIVNETALAKAIDEGMIAGAGSDVFTREPLPEDHPFLKVKKKENLLLLPHIAWASLEARSLLVSRIAGNIKKYMADHPDLN
- a CDS encoding TIGR00730 family Rossman fold protein — translated: MSSASEEKIKSAFNDKNWNEIKTEDSWRIFKIMSEFVEGYEKMSRIGPCVSIFGSARTPPDHEHYKMAEEIAFKLTQFGYGIITGGGPGIMEAGNLGAMRGKGRSVGLNINLPFEQSHNLFIDSDKLITFDHFFVRKTMFVKYAQGFIALPGGFGTLDELFESLTLIQTEKIGKFPIVLVGKSYWEGLIHWMTEVMLKKYNYIHADDLKIFTVVDNADDAVEIINKFYSKYLLSPNF